In the genome of Candoia aspera isolate rCanAsp1 chromosome 1, rCanAsp1.hap2, whole genome shotgun sequence, one region contains:
- the CXCR4 gene encoding C-X-C chemokine receptor type 4, whose product MSSSGVFIPLSDNSTDESGSGDDENYRWLCLEEKNEDFNRIFLPTIYSIIFLTGVVGNGLVIVVMGCQKKLKSITDKYRVHLSVADLLFVISLPFWSVDAVISWYFGEILCKIVHVIYTVNLYSSVLILAFISLDRYLAIVHATSSQRPRKLLAERIVYIGVWLPALLLTIPDIIFASTNEVGGKYMCQRFYTHENWLIPFRFQHILVGLVLPGIIILTCYCIIISKLSKSKGHQKRKALKTTVILIVAFFACWLPYYIGITIDTFVILGFINGGCNFELVVQKWITITESLAFFHCCLNPILYAFLGAKFKTSAQNALNSVSRGSSLKILSKGKRAGHSSVSTESESSSFHSS is encoded by the coding sequence ATGTCTTCTTCTGGAGTCTTTATTCCTCTGTCTGATAATAGTACTGATGAGTCAGGCTCTGGAGATGATGAGAACTACCGATGGTTATGCttggaagagaaaaatgaagattTCAACCGAATCTTCTTGCCCACTATCTACTCCATTATTTTCTTGACAGGAGTTGTTGGCAATGGCTTAGTGATTGTTGTCATGGGCTGTCAGAAGAAGCTGAAGAGCATAACTGACAAGTACAGGGTACATCTCTCAGTGGCTGATCTCCTCTTTGTCATCAGCTTGCCCTTCTGGTCTGTGGATGCTGTGATAAGCTGGTACTTTGGAGAAATCTTGTGTAAAATTGTTCACGTCATTTACACTGTCAATTTGTACAGCAGTGTCCTGATCCTGGCCTTCATCAGCTTAGATCGGTACTTGGCAATTGTACATGCTACCAGCAGTCAGAGACCTCGGAAATTGTTGGCTGAAAGGATTGTCTACATAGGTGTTTGGCTGCCAGCTTTGCTTCTGACTATACCTGATATCATCTTTGCTAGTACTAATGAGGTTGGTGGAAAATATATGTGCCAGCGCTTTTACACTCATGAGAACTGGCTGATTCCCTTCCGATTCCAGCATATCTTAGTAGGCCTTGTCTTGCCTGGCATTATAATACTGACTTGTTATTGCATTATAATTTCTAAGCTGTCAAAGTCAAAGGGTCATCAGAAACGTAAAGCTTTGAAGACAACGGTCATCCTGATTGTGGCATTCTTTGCCTGCTGGTTACCATACTACATTGGTATCACCATAGACACTTTTGTCATCCTTGGATTCATCAACGGAGGCTGCAATTTTGAGCTTGTAGTGCAGAAGTGGATCACCATTACCGAAAGCCTTGCGTTCTTCCACTGTTGCCTGAATCCCATCCTGTATGCTTTTCTGGGTGCCAAATTCAAGACATCAGCCCAAAATGCATTGAACTCTGTCAGCAGAGGATCAAGCCTTAAGATCCTTTCCAAAGGCAAGCGTGCGGGACATTCTTCTGTTTCAACAGAATCAGAGTCTTCCAGCTTCCATTCCAGCTAA